The Vanessa atalanta chromosome 4, ilVanAtal1.2, whole genome shotgun sequence genome segment TACGTGcgtcgtcatatattgaaaataaacaatagttcaaaagcaaaatatataactacCGCTAATATAGGAATCCGTGTTCCCATGaatcaaatatgtttatattttaaataaacaagccGCAAACAAGAGGCGATAGGATTTGCTGACAGACAAACGGTAGAACTGTAAGAGTGTTCATGGTATAACATTCAAATAGGAAATCTAAGACACAAAAAATCGCTGAAAACCACTTTATTGTTTAGAAATCTAAATATGgtttatatgtaatgttaacgtttacaatttaaaaagcaaaataaacggTAAAAATACtctcatatattttaaagtaaattgctaGCACTTAAATTGAACATTGATGATATCAGTAATATGTTCAATAGTTCATACATAAGTAATTTATGGgaggaattaatatttatgtatgtaccaTATTTTATCCACGGGCGGCATGACTTTTAAAGAGAGAAAGATAAGACATCAATACGCAGCTTCCTTGGAGTGGAGACCTTGACATGAATAAAGGTTCATATGAAAATAAGCCCTTTGTCTGTGGAGCctgaatatttattgtgtaaaattacCATGGACTTTTGGCCTTTGAAGATACTATTTGAAGTATATTATTGAAGGAAATAGGTTAAAACTCCTTTACACTGaactatgtaatttaaaaaaaaagcttgacTAATGTGCCCAAGTATTTTTAGAGATGTGTACAAATTTAAGATGGAATAAAAGCCGTAAGACACGCCTCCGGACATCTTGAAATAGCCATTATCATTATTGGTCTAAATGTCAAGGGTCGCTTAAGGTATATACTTATgttgtcatttaaaattatagtcaCCGAATAACATTTCAGTCAATTCTTTGCCCTCTTTATTCacgttatattacattttaattttaaaattgtctcTCTAAAGAGCTTATGTGCatataattgtgaaataatTGTGTCAAAATATTGTGTGTATTTATGTACGATGTTCATAGACTTTCTTTCTTCTcgcatattttgaataattattatgctaTTGATGCGGTTTTATTAAATGGCAGTGAGATTAGTAGTAGTattcatgttaaaaaaattaagttaataatgTGTCAGACGaggcaatatttatttttttattcaggcGGAAgatattgtgttataaattataattttatgattgtgatatttcagataatttattttagtatttatttattagagttAATGAAATACCTTAAGAAATAGATGATCTTttgaaaaaggttttactttaagatatttttaagattttggtacaaaaaaaaagagaaaatatgtaaacaatgGTAATGatgtaaacaaattttaatagacATAAAAGCATTACAAGTCattctatttaataaagtagaattaagaataaaaagtaaagattCCTACAtcgaaaaatgttaatgttatgttgCTAAGGTATTTACGATTCGAAACAGCGTCGGACAATGGGATCATCGGACATCTGAAAGCGGACACAAGTACATTGTTGTTCTCGTAAACATGTGCAGTATCTCATGCTTCACCGTTCCGTTGACTGATCAGAGAATTTACGTAattggtaataataattttccactatgaataattaaaaacaaatacagatAGATTGATTTCATTTAAGCAGAGCTATATGGGCTTAAGTCCTTATTCAGATACATATAAGTTTAAGTATACCTACATTCAAAATTGGAATAGTCAAGGATCAAATctaagatttacatatttcatgtgttatgttaattaatatacctttatttaataCCATACTATCCTACTAACTATTCATACCCACATGACTTTTACttctaaaatactttaattactcTTACTTTGATTGGAATTGGCTCCAGCaccaatatttattgaatctggtttattttttataagattatatcgaaagttaattaaattattaacttagtaTTACTGACTTGAAGTCCCAGTTGCTCATTGCGTTGAGAGTATTTTATAGTACTTGCTTATGCTACCTTAAACGTTATGTCCTATACTTTGAAAAATCACATAAACTCGTGGATTACCGACTTCTCGAACTATGAAAGCGAAGGTATAAAAGTGCACTATAATACCCCCTGCGGTACCATATTCTTGATTTATTTGACCAACGGTATTTTCTATGatgacaattaatatttatattctaaccAACGCGCACATAATATGAATAGTGCTAATACGTTTGCTTTTGactttagttattaaaaagagGAATCTGttattctttacaaaaaaattaaatacttgggcttaattacatgttaaaatattttacataattatgccATAGTAACAGAATTCAAGGCGAGGTTTAGTCATGGTGTATTAACGAAAGAGCATAAGACAAATATTTCACCTACTAAGCCCAGACTTAGCAAATAAAACTACCTCATACTAATATACCATTACGCGATACAACTTTAagctaaaataattcaaatatttacgtgtcattttataataaagaagtgcaaatattattatgataatattttatatgattatattttaatttatatggaatTACGCTCAAACTAaaactttcaataaaaaaaaataatcaccaaAAAATCGGCTAACAAACAGCCAACACACAGCCACCTAAAACTGTAATTGTTATTCtgtctgtattattatttagtaatagatttaaaatatttatacatttatttatctcgCGCGAGATGAATAAGAATCTATAGTTAATTCCAATCGAAGAAcgaattaagataaataaaccttagatttacgtatttcattcgATTGGTTAAATTGGGCACTACAGACAGTCCttgattaatatgtaaatatttataaaaaacactattccactaaaacactttaattttatatgcaattTTCCGATATtagcttcgtcgacgttcgaaatgcaattttttcgaaaattcatttttaatatcagaGACAATTCTAGCTCCACCAATAGTATCGCGTCAAAtcaatgtcaaatattgtttattaggttttttgcttcttatggttggaatagactaaatcaattatatcgaaataaatcTATTGCCCGTAAAGTTCGCAATCGACAGGATTTTTTCCACGTCCGGCGTCTTCAACATATCGTCATATTCCGATTTATTAAGATGCGCTCCATTAATAGATAGAAACTGTATGAACACTCATTctatagtttttgagtttattgcaaatttaataatataaaaaaaacataagtttaagttacaatttaatcaaataaaagatcTATTTTGGATAGGCTTTAAAGTAAGAAAAGGTTTGTGTTCACATTTAAATCACAAGTAACATAATGGTGAGTGCAAATGGGAGCAATTACTTGATACTAGTAAGCGGTCGGCGCGTGCTATACGAGAATAGCATTAATTTTATGGCATTGGgtgaaattttgaataattgcACCTTCATTATACACGCCGGCCTATATTATAGGAGCTCATTAAAGAACATGATGAAATTGAccttattcgttttttttaggTAATTAACGGCTTACTATGCCGACTattgtataagattttattgccatttcatattttgatataaagtatcaaataaatgataaaagtatCAAAACAATATAGTAGAACccaaataatattacacattATTAAGAATACAGTCTAGATGTTTCTATTTAGTTATCTAAGCTTTCTTTTGTGAGTTAACTTTGAGCTTAAACCGGTATCTTGTTATTTCAAAGATTAACACGTAGCTAACGGCTCATTTACACCGATCATTTTACATTCACACGAATGTTTAAGCTgccatttaacatttttaatcaaattgacAACTACAATATACGTTTAATGTTAGAAATTTCAGTTACGTAAAAACACTATTTACAAGGAGTAAATAAACATGATTGTGACCAATTGTTAATTGTAACTAATTGTTCAATTGCAGTAATTAGTGgcttcaatttaataataatagtatctaaatgttttcttttataagaaaattggtTGACCTAAATAAGGGACGAAATCTTTTCACTTCACAGATGCCAGTGTGTTATAAGACATCACACGGGACAGCTACAAGATGAACGCCAACCGCCTGTCGCGAGGTGGTTCTCTCTTCGGAAGTGATCCTGAAGTGCAAATAAGAACAGCGCTTCGAAATAATGACTTCGCAACGTTTAAGAAGCTTGTTAGCTACGGAGCTGTGGATCTTGAACATGTTTATCAATATCCTGACTATAAAAACTGTCTTGAATTGGCCATATCAGAACCTAATAGAGTTGAATTTGTGAAACTATTGTTACAACATGAAGTTcaagttaacaaaataaatgaaacacacGGAGCAGCTCCAATACATTTTGCTGTAGAAAACGGTAATGTTGAAGCGTTATCAATACTTTTAGAAGATGATAGAATTGATGTGAACATCAAATCAAAGGGAAATACTGCATTGCTtatggcaataaaaaaaatacaagatttaGATGACGACCGTGAACGTGAGTTAGATTTGTATGAAGAAATGattgaaaaattacttaaaGCTGGTTGCAATGCTAATGCTCCCGACTTAAGAGGCGTTACACCTGTTTATTCGGCCGCCAAACAAGGCCTTGAGAGagttgttacatatattttagattattcTAAAGACACAATTGACTTGGATACTTATAAAGATATTAGAGGCCGAACAGCCAGGTATTATTTGCAAGAAGCTTTTCCTCATCTTCTACcaaaatttaattctatgtCCGAAAGTGAAGATGTTATAGATGTGgataaattattctattatttaaatagacacGAAGAGGATAACTTTATCAGAGATTTCTCAAAACTTGTTAAAAAGGACGAACATCAATCTATGTTAGCTGCTAATAACGGTTCGAATACAATGTTACAATTAGCAGTCGATAAAGGCTTTGAAAaggttgtattattattacttaattctGGAGCAGATCCAAATGACACGTGCGCAAGCAATACTAATCGACCGGTAGCTTTAGCTTGTCGCAATGGATATTCTAAAATACTCAAAATGTTTGTCGACAATGAGTCTACTAAGTTTGATACTGACAGTATCAATCAAGACAGTATCAAACAAAGTAGACTCGATAGCGAATCTCTTATACAAATAACAGTAAAAGGTATGCGATCAGCTTTAAATAGTCCAAAAGTTGATTTCAACGGCTgtctacatttattattaacgcATCCTAAAATCAACATAAATATCAATCACCaagatataaaagataatacAGCTTTACATTATGCTGCAAGGAATGGGGACAGCGATACTGTGTTAGAGTTACTTAGAAAGGGAGCTTGTGTCGGATTACATAATAAGTTCAATGAGCCACCTTTAGCTGATATAAATGCTAAAACTCTTGAGACATACTTAGACGAATGTATTACGACAAACAGCCAACGACCCAGCGATGATGATTACGAGATCCATATTAAATACAGTTTCCTTGTATATCCCAATAACTCTTTAGAGAACGAGGTATGTAAAGTACCTTTAATGGATAActcaaacaataacaataacacaCCGAAAAAATATGACGCTATATTAGCTCCTGAAACAGAAGCACTATTGTACATGACCAGAAATGAGGATTTACGTCCACTTCTTAAGCATCCAGTAATTActagttttctatatttaaaatggcAACGAATAAGCAGTCTGTTTTATGCAAACATAACGTTTTACTCACTTTTGTGGTTATGTTtagttctatatattattttaggataCCGAACCGAAAAACAACAGTTTAATTCATATGAAGCTTTAAACGTAGTGACCCATATCGGAGCTATTATTGGCTTAATTCTTTTGATTATCagagaattatttcaatttttggTTTCTCCTACAAGATATTTACAAAGTATTGAAAATTGGATGGAAATTGCATTAATTTTCGTAACAGCTTGGATTGTTTGTTATGATTCAGCGCAAGAATCCACAAAACAACAGTTGTCTGCAGTTGCTATTCTATTATCGTCAGCCGAGCTCGTTTTGCTCATTGGCCAATTCCCAACTTTATcaacaaatattgtaatgttacgGACTGTTTCGTGGAATTTCTTCAAGTTTTTGCTTTGGTATTGCATTCTGATTATAGCATTCGCTCTGAGTTTTTACACATTGTTTCGAAAAGATCAAGAAGACGAGGAACAAATACCACCGAATCCTAACAAAAATGGCGAAGAAGAAGAAGAGGAAGACTTCTTTGAAGACCCTGGACGCTCGCTATTCAAAACTATTGTTATGTTGACAGGAGAATTCGACGCTGGATCTATTAAATTTAGTACATTCCCAGTGACAAGTCAcgtcatttttattgtatttgtttttatgataccTATAGTGCTATTCAATTTGCTAAATGGTTTAGCCGTTAGTGATACTCAAGAGATAAGAGCGAACGCTGAGTTGGTAGGACATGTATCTCGAGTAAGACTCATATCTTATTTCGAAAGTGTTCTGATTggtaaaatatacacaaaacctATGAAATGCTGGTCATGGCTACCATTATATTTACAAGATCTGAATATTATTAAGCCACAAATGCTCTGTATTAAGCCTTTTGCGAGAAGAATAAGTTTATTTCCTTTCTTTTTGCCGAAATATCGAATCATTGTAAAACCTAACCAAGATAATAGAATAGAAATTCCTCACGCGGAACCACTTGGTAAATACGGAGATGATTATGAAGACATCGAAAGCGGAAAATGTTGTTTTGAACGATGCCAGGCTTATAGATTGGAcagaaaaattgttaaaaaagcaAAGGTTGTTATAAATAAGAAGACCTATGTATCTGATTTCGATGACATAAAGAACAAGCTTGCTcaatatgaaacaaaaattgtaagccttgaaaatacgttaaaaaaggttttactaaaGTTAGAATAAACTTCATTTATtccattattttactttaaatgtactaatttaagtttgttcttctcgaagattattatttatgtaaatcttagttattttttgctttatatttaagatgaagcctatgaattttatatatctatgatgttttaagttttataatatatttaacgatactcaaaataaactatttgaaaaaatttcgtatttttttttgacatattaatggtaaatatttttttaaaaggtgtCTAATTACTTTATCTTGAATGTAGGCAATTtagctgtaaaaaataatagctaCAGTAGTCATTTTTAATTCTGATATCAAACAAAAAACACTATATTATACAAGAGAGTGAATATATTGACTTATTACatattgacttttatttatattcccaTATTTAGATTCTTAAATTCTCTAgaattaattagatatttatgcCCTGAGATAAAATGGTATataatccaaatatatttatatcctgAGTtcgtaaagtataattattattattatttctagagATGCTAACAGGCCAAGTCGAATTGCTTAAATCATTTTAAGTATAACTCTCTCCGcctgtattatgtatgtatattcatatatcTTGTACTTTTTTTCCTGTAGATTTGTATAAATGAATCTTTTGTGTTTAGGTGAATCCCAAGGTAGTTCAGATTGGACCCGGGAGGATTCAAGGATTttaggatatataaataaaataaaaaataatatttcactcATACCTACGCTTGGTGTGCCTTAACCGTTATTCGCCTGATTTTGAACTGtattatctttgttttttttatataaaaaatacattaaaaaaatatgcaacaaaaacattttgtagCGAGCCCACGTCAGtaatgaaactttaaaatatttcagattattcaaaatcatactacatataattataagtctCATACTAAtagtatgattatatatatatatatcggataattaatgattgtaatcctttgatattattgtggtgtacgattattgaatcaatgaatacagtgattagacgatattaaataccttttattttatgaatatctccattgcacgcccacatagtcttacaaatgtcggatcaatccccgaacccaactgttcggcatcctgcttctccgacatatatatatatatatatatatatatatatatagttaaaatgGTTTTTTGGATTGCATGATGGCGTCGTTCGATTAACCGATGTCACTCACGACCATCTTAACGGAGACTAGCCAACTACAGGCGGCGTCAACGCTAGCAGGTGAAAGTGCAAACCTGTCTGCACAATCACAGGTCGTTACCTCAACAGAGATGTTCTCTGTTCTCTTAATTTTGGGGCGGCACGAATGGGAAGAATACAGGCGCGGGACCAACGCTTTTATGTGCTTTCCAGGGGGCGGCAGTGTAAGCGTTAGATAGCATCCAAACTTCGGGGTGTTactgataaattatattgagaAGAACACCTCTCTAAGCCGATTTGATGATAGATTAACTCGACGTGGGGGCTGAACCTGCGATTTAAGCGCCAACAGTCTTACAGACTAATCACTAAAGTAACGAAGCAGTCAATGATTTCAGCACATTTATAATGATTGAAGCATTCCAGACATactaataatagatttaaaatgttaagatGTTTCTTTAGAGTTAAACTGACTGACCTTGTCGAGGCTCTGTATGAGCTGGCACCAGGAGGGCTCGATGACCTCGACGCACATGTAGTACTGCAGGTGCTGCACGCAGCTCAGCATGCGCTGGCGCAGCGCGAAGGCGTCCGCGTACAGCCGCGCCTCCGAGAAGCGCTTCACCACCTTGTTGTACAGCCACACCCTGGGCGCCATTCACGCATTActtactcactcactcactgATATCAATCGCTCGTCTTTGCGCTCGGCGCAGTCTATCATAACACTGCATGAATAATTATTGACAACTTTTACGGCCTATGGTTTTTCTAATAACTTGTTTTCCCGCCATAACAATATTGTTTGAGGGATTTGCATGCTTGATGATATTATTGCGCTCTTAAggcggatatattttttaatttatagttgaaAACTAGACGAGACGAATGGACAAGTGATAGAAAGATTTACAGTGTAAGGTAGCACCGCCTGCCATAAACTTGCTACCATAAGTaaccatttattaatttattgacggTGTGAAAaacaattacactggctcagcaataaataaaatatttctctttcGCGGCAGAATAACTagtaagtgggtggtaccaacatAGACAAGCTTGCACACTAGTAGGAAAAACTTTGGATATCTATTTACTACTTGTACCAAAAAAGATTCTATAAATTCAACATCACTCTATTTTTATCCATTAACCAAGTTGTACACTTAAGTGACATAATTGTTATTCTAGATTGCCTTTAATTCTAATACTATAAGATTCATCAACTATATACATACaactacatatacatatatggccaTAGAGCTTAAATATTAAGtgcttttaaataatcattgtaAGAAAAATGCTTACAAAACAACCTCTTTCGAATGCAATGGGAGTACGAAAACATCCCCAATTTAAACATTTAGACCAACAAACAACACTTAtagctaatataaatatttgtcacgATAAGGAATTAAAACTCGTGACCATTTGCACAGCAACAAGCAGTAACCACTTTCATACGACCGCAGTGCTCTAGGGCTGTCATAGATATAGTAAGATTACATTGACCCATGTTAACTGACCTGCAAAGCAATCTTTCCACATGCTTGCAATAGAAGAGGTGTCTGAATATCATCTGATAGCATGCTATGGCCTTGTGGTTCAATATAAGTGACACCGGCCACTTCACTTCCATTCCAAACGAAAATGTTTCAATTCCAGTCAGTGGTAGACAGTCCTTATTTTGTTTGTACTCTGcaaaacatacataacattacacaagtatttatttagtttaattcgtatacatattactttaacatggaataaaattaaactgtttaATAATGATAGTCATctcaaaacataaattaattatgattaatacttaatattattatggagTATAAACACCAACAGTTCATGTagtggtaaaaataaattacttactttaataCTTTAACTTTATGGAATGAACCAAACATTTTCAAGtcctttaaaaaatgttatattaattataaactactaACCTTTCTCCTCTTCCGTTTcaattgacaatattttaaacatttggaACTGTAAGTCATAAGGAAGCAGTTCCACTCTCATGTCTTCATTATAAGGATCATGACTTGCCGCAGACAGCCtggaatatattaagtaaaaaggttacacattttaatttgactatttaagaggtatatattatttacctatattataaaaaataatcaatgcttgattataaactttttgatctaaataaatgagtttatataaatcatatgtaAGATCGGTTTTCAAAGAAGCAGGCTTTGGAAACAAATTGCTGCGGGCTCTCAAACCAATTGGTGAAAAGTAAACTACTGAGTATCTTTTCACGTTGTAGAACATGggaattctaaaaaaaagttggaatataaaaagaattggAATACTGTAAATTTACCTTAAACATAATCCCAAAAGTGACTCAAGTTTCGATGGTATAATGTCATCAATTTTCTTCGATAGCTCTTGTTCTGTAGCGTCCAAGAATTGTACTATAAAATCTCCTTGACTCATTAAGAAATAATTCTTAACAGATTTCAATCTACCCATCAAATCATATTCCTTCAATAATAATTCCAATAAGGACTTGCTCGCAAATGCATATGCTTTTTGAATTATAGCACCATAGTTTTGCTCTCTaagggaatattttatttcctcagtgtttgattttgttattgatTTACCTGGTAAATCAAAATGaggtaaaaattaaagaagttgttattatttacaaaattacatagaattatttttatgtaattaaacaaaattttaataaataaatatgttaaaactgTACCACATTGACTgatgacatttaaatatttcccaGTACGAAGTATAATGTCAGCAAATTTGTCCAGGAATTTTGGTACTCTATCTCTTTGAACACTGTAGCGTTTCTCCCAGTAATCAGCAGAATAATCAACAGGTAACTCTTCTTTGTTTATCAATTCATTGTCTTCTATCATAAACTCCtagaaaacaatatatattaggaATCATTTCtacatacatactaataaaGGCTGaatgaaagaaaattaaaaacattcttaaGATTTCTATAAAgaggattttaataaatattaatacatttttattactgtgATTTTTAGCAGTTATCATACCTGGAAAGGATCGACAATAGTACCCTTGTGTATCCATTGATCTAAGATACTAAGATAAGGCCGACAGGAGCGCTCAGTGAGGAATAAAGATATTTCTTGTGCACGAGCATCTCCCATCAAGGTATTTGTCTTTTCATGAAGCACAGTTAACACTGCCCCCCCTCTTAGTTCACTCTGAAATTTCTAACTATGTACACATATAACCTTTTTAGCATTACTTCTGACTTGATATTGCTTAACATAtacttttgtaatataagttattaattttttaagattaaatgttgaaattggtaattaacaaaaacattctaaacattcatttattttaaagatgtcttacaatttaaagtacatttaaaactaagctttataattaatgttactgCAGGTCAGTCAGAAGTTGACTAAGTACACACTATAAATgatgaaatattgaaatactAAATTGCTCGagcaattacatacattttcttTAGTTCAaatgtagtaattttttttaatttagtcaacAGTTATAAGTATGGGCACATACTTAAGTATTGAAAAATAACagcaaatttttaatgaaaatatttcgaaagtatttaaaaaataattgaatctcACTGATTACCTTTCCAATGCTGGTAACAATAGCTGCCAAAACCTGCATAGTGTGCATAGTAGGCAGTACAAAGTACCAAAGTTTCTGTAATGTCAAGTTTGTTGACAAATGTTCTGTCTCCAGTTGTGCTATCATTGTCTGAAACATTGATTTTTTATAGCaatttatgttttgataataCATTATGGTATATTAGCTTTGGTAGATAGTTCGCATTCGGCATTATATGGGTTGAAATTATTCAACCCAATGATTGTTATGTAGACCATTACGTCTACATAACAATCATCATTATTCAGCcaatttatataacaacttaattaattatatacctaaacCTTCCTCATAAAATCCATTAATGAAAAgtcttttaattgttttaacaaattatgaaacaattacaaaatttgtGGAGATAAGTATTGtgatatatctaatataat includes the following:
- the LOC125077550 gene encoding transient receptor potential cation channel protein painless isoform X2; the encoded protein is MNANRLSRGGSLFGSDPEVQIRTALRNNDFATFKKLVSYGAVDLEHVYQYPDYKNCLELAISEPNRVEFVKLLLQHEVQVNKINETHGAAPIHFAVENGNVEALSILLEDDRIDVNIKSKGNTALLMAIKKIQDLDDDRERELDLYEEMIEKLLKAGCNANAPDLRGVTPVYSAAKQGLERVVTYILDYSKDTIDLDTYKDIRGRTARYYLQEAFPHLLPKFNSMSESEDVIDVDKLFYYLNRHEEDNFIRDFSKLVKKDEHQSMLAANNGSNTMLQLAVDKGFEKVVLLLLNSGADPNDTCASNTNRPVALACRNGYSKILKMFVDNESTKFDTVDSESLIQITVKGMRSALNSPKVDFNGCLHLLLTHPKINININHQDIKDNTALHYAARNGDSDTVLELLRKGACVGLHNKFNEPPLADINAKTLETYLDECITTNSQRPSDDDYEIHIKYSFLVYPNNSLENEVCKVPLMDNSNNNNNTPKKYDAILAPETEALLYMTRNEDLRPLLKHPVITSFLYLKWQRISSLFYANITFYSLLWLCLVLYIILGYRTEKQQFNSYEALNVVTHIGAIIGLILLIIRELFQFLVSPTRYLQSIENWMEIALIFVTAWIVCYDSAQESTKQQLSAVAILLSSAELVLLIGQFPTLSTNIVMLRTVSWNFFKFLLWYCILIIAFALSFYTLFRKDQEDEEQIPPNPNKNGEEEEEEDFFEDPGRSLFKTIVMLTGEFDAGSIKFSTFPVTSHVIFIVFVFMIPIVLFNLLNGLAVSDTQEIRANAELVGHVSRVRLISYFESVLIGKIYTKPMKCWSWLPLYLQDLNIIKPQMLCIKPFARRISLFPFFLPKYRIIVKPNQDNRIEIPHAEPLGKYGDDYEDIESGKCCFERCQAYRLDRKIVKKAKVVINKKTYVSDFDDIKNKLAQYETKIVSLENTLKKVLLKLE
- the LOC125077550 gene encoding transient receptor potential cation channel protein painless isoform X1, with the protein product MNANRLSRGGSLFGSDPEVQIRTALRNNDFATFKKLVSYGAVDLEHVYQYPDYKNCLELAISEPNRVEFVKLLLQHEVQVNKINETHGAAPIHFAVENGNVEALSILLEDDRIDVNIKSKGNTALLMAIKKIQDLDDDRERELDLYEEMIEKLLKAGCNANAPDLRGVTPVYSAAKQGLERVVTYILDYSKDTIDLDTYKDIRGRTARYYLQEAFPHLLPKFNSMSESEDVIDVDKLFYYLNRHEEDNFIRDFSKLVKKDEHQSMLAANNGSNTMLQLAVDKGFEKVVLLLLNSGADPNDTCASNTNRPVALACRNGYSKILKMFVDNESTKFDTDSINQDSIKQSRLDSESLIQITVKGMRSALNSPKVDFNGCLHLLLTHPKINININHQDIKDNTALHYAARNGDSDTVLELLRKGACVGLHNKFNEPPLADINAKTLETYLDECITTNSQRPSDDDYEIHIKYSFLVYPNNSLENEVCKVPLMDNSNNNNNTPKKYDAILAPETEALLYMTRNEDLRPLLKHPVITSFLYLKWQRISSLFYANITFYSLLWLCLVLYIILGYRTEKQQFNSYEALNVVTHIGAIIGLILLIIRELFQFLVSPTRYLQSIENWMEIALIFVTAWIVCYDSAQESTKQQLSAVAILLSSAELVLLIGQFPTLSTNIVMLRTVSWNFFKFLLWYCILIIAFALSFYTLFRKDQEDEEQIPPNPNKNGEEEEEEDFFEDPGRSLFKTIVMLTGEFDAGSIKFSTFPVTSHVIFIVFVFMIPIVLFNLLNGLAVSDTQEIRANAELVGHVSRVRLISYFESVLIGKIYTKPMKCWSWLPLYLQDLNIIKPQMLCIKPFARRISLFPFFLPKYRIIVKPNQDNRIEIPHAEPLGKYGDDYEDIESGKCCFERCQAYRLDRKIVKKAKVVINKKTYVSDFDDIKNKLAQYETKIVSLENTLKKVLLKLE